A genomic stretch from Saccharomyces paradoxus chromosome XVI, complete sequence includes:
- the PMA2 gene encoding H(+)-exporting P2-type ATPase PMA2 (Plasma membrane H+-ATPase~similar to YPL036W), with protein MSSTGAKQYNEKPSKEFLDASEGDNPANNSAAASSSSSSTSTSASSSAAAVPRKAAAASAADDSDSDEDIDQLIDELQSNYGESDESGEEEVRTDGAHAGQRVVPEKDLSTDPAYGLTSDEVARRRKKYGLNQMAEENESLIIKFLMFFVGPIQFVMEAAAILAAGLSDWVDFGVICALLLLNASVGFIQEFQAGSIVDELKKTLANTATVIRDGQLIEIPANEVVPGEILQLESGTIAPADGRIVTEDCFLQIDQSAITGESLAAEKHYGDEVFSSSTVKTGEAFMVVTATGDNTFVGRAAALVGQASGVEGHFTEVLNGIGIILLVLVIATLLLVWTACFYRTVGIVSILRYTLGITIIGVPVGLPAVVTTTMAVGAAYLAKKQAIVQKLSAIESLAGVEILCSDKTGTLTKNKLSLHEPYTVEGVSPDDLMLTACLAASRKKKGLDAIDKAFLKSLVEYPKAKDALTKYKVLEFHPFDPVSKKVTAVVESPEGERIVCVKGAPLFVLKTVEEDHPIPEDVHENYENKVAELASRGFRALGVARKRGEGHWEILGVMPCMDPPRDDTAQTINEARNLGLRIKMLTGDAVGIAKETCRQLGLGSNIYNAERLGLGGGGDMPGSELADFVENADGFAEVFPQHKYRVVEILQNRGYLVAMTGDGVNDAPSLKKADTGIAVEGATDAARSAADIVFLAPGLSAIIDALKTSRQIFHRMYSYVVYRIALSLHLEIFLGLWIAILNNSLDINLIVFIAIFADVATLAIAYDNAPYAPEPVKWNLPRLWGMSIILGIVLAIGSWITLTTMFLPNGGIIQNFGAMNGVMFLQISLTENWLIFVTRAAGPFWSSIPSWQLAGAVFAVDIIATMFTLFGWWSENWTDIVSVVRIWIWSIGIFCVLGGFYYIMSTSQAFDRLMNGKSLKEKKSTRSVEDFMAAMQRVSTQHEKSS; from the coding sequence ATGTCTTCCACTGGAGCAAAGCAATACAATGAGAAGCCCTCGAAAGAGTTCCTCGATGCCAGCGAAGGCGATAATCCTGCGAATAACTCCGCTGCTGCttcgtcatcttcgtcttctACATCAACATCCGCCTCGTCATCGGCTGCAGCCGTTCCACGGAAAGCCGCAGCCGCTTCTGCCGCTGATGACTCGGACTCAGATGAAGACATAGACCAATTGATTGATGAACTACAATCCAACTATGGTGAGAGTGATGAGtctggtgaagaagaagtgcGCACCGATGGAGCACATGCTGGCCAAAGGGTTGTTCCTGAAAAGGATCTTTCTACGGACCCCGCATATGGTTTAACTTCGGATGAAGTGgccagaagaagaaagaaatatggGCTAAATCAAATggctgaagaaaatgaatcgTTGATTATTAAGTTTTTAATGTTTTTCGTGGGCCCAATTCAATTCGTTATGGAGGCAGCTGCTATTTTGGCAGCCGGTTTGTCTGATTGGGTCGATTTCGGTGTTATCTGTGCTTTACTGCTATTAAACGCGTCTGTCGGATTTATTCAAGAGTTCCAGGCAGGTTCCATTGTGGATGAGTTGAAAAAGACGTTAGCTAATACTGCAACAGTCATTAGAGATGGCCAACTGATCGAAATTCCGGCTAATGAGGTGGTTCCTGGTGAGATTTTACAATTGGAAAGTGGTACGATTGCCCCCGCAGATGGTCGTATTGTCACTGAAGACTGTTTTTTGCAAATCGATCAATCGGCTATCACCGGTGAATCTTTAGCCGCCGAAAAACATTACGGTGATGAGGTGTTCTCCTCGTCCACTGTGAAAACCGGTGAGGCTTTTATGGTCGTTACTGCGACTGGTGACAATACCTTTGTCGGCAGGGCAGCCGCCTTAGTGGGTCAAGCTTCTGGTGTAGAAGGTCATTTCACTGAAGTTTTGAATGGAATTGGTATTATCTTACTTGTTCTGGTCATCGCTACTCTATTGTTGGTCTGGACCGCATGCTTCTATAGAACTGTCGGTATTGTAAGCATTTTGAGATACACATTAGGTATAACTATCATTGGTGTTCCAGTAGGTTTGCCAGCCGTTGTTACGACGACCATGGCCGTCGGTGCAGCTTACTTGGCTAAGAAGCAAGCCATTGTTCAAAAGTTGTCTGCTATCGAATCCCTCGCCGGTGTTGAGATTTTATGTTCTGACAAGACTGGTACTTTGACCAAAAACAAGTTATCTTTACACGAGCCATACACTGTTGAAGGTGTTTCTCCAGATGACTTGATGTTGACCGCTTGTTTGGCTGCTTccagaaagaagaagggtTTGGATGCTATCGATAAGGCCTTTTTGAAGTCCTTGGTTGAGTATCCAAAGGCTAAGGATGCCCTGACTAAGTACAAGGTTTTGGAATTCCACCCATTTGACCCTGTCTCCAAGAAGGTTACCGCCGTTGTAGAATCCCCAGAAGGCGAAAGAATTGTTTGTGTCAAAGGAGCTCCATTGTTCGTTTTGAAGACTGTCGAAGAAGATCACCCAATTCCAGAAGACGTTCATGAAAACTACGAAAACAAGGTCGCTGAATTGGCTTCTAGAGGGTTTCGTGCTCTAGGTGTTGCTAGAAAGAGAGGTGAAGGCCATTGGGAAATTCTAGGTGTTATGCCATGTATGGACCCACCCAGAGATGACACCGCTCAAACAATCAATGAAGCTAGAAACCTTGGTTTGAGAATCAAGATGCTAACCGGCGACGCCGTTGGTATTGCCAAAGAAACTTGTAGGCAATTAGGACTCGGTTCAAACATTTACAACGCAGAAAGATTAGGTCTAGGAGGTGGAGGTGATATGCCCGGCTCAGAGTTGGCTGATTTTGTTGAGAACGCCGATGGTTTTGCTGAAGTTTTCCCACAACATAAATACAGAGTTGTTGAAATCTTGCAAAACAGAGGTTACCTGGTTGCTATGACCGGTGATGGTGTTAACGATGCTCCGTCCTTGAAAAAGGCTGATACTGGCATTGCTGTCGAAGGTGCTACTGATGCTGCCAGATCTGCTGctgatattgttttcttggcTCCTGGTTTATCTGCTATTATTGATGCATTGAAGACTTCCAGACAAATTTTCCACAGAATGTACTCTTACGTTGTTTACCGTATTGCCCTGTCCTTacatttggaaattttccTGGGACTATGGATTGCTATCTTGAACAACTCTTTGGATATTAACTTGATTGTTTTTATTGCTATCTTTGCAGATGTTGCCACTTTAGCAATTGCTTATGATAATGCCCCTTATGCTCCTGAACCTGTAAAATGGAACCTACCAAGATTATGGGGTATGTCTATTATTTTGGGTATTGTTTTAGCCATAGGTTCTTGGATTACTTTAACCACCATGTTCTTGCCCAATGGTGGTATTATCCAAAATTTTGGTGCCATGAATGGTGTCATGTTCCTGCAGATTTCATTAACAGAAAATTGGTTGATCTTCGTCACTAGAGCGGCTGGACCATTCTGGTCTTCTATTCCATCATGGCAATTAGCTGGTGCCGTCTTCGCCGTCGATATCATTGCTACCATGTTTACCTTATTTGGCTGGTGGTCGGAAAATTGGACTGATATTGTGTCCGTGGTTCGTATTTGGATCTGGTCCATCGGGATTTTTTGTGTATTGGGGGgattttattatattatgtCCACGTCTCAAGCCTTCGACAGATTGATGAATGGTAAGTcattaaaggaaaagaagtCTACTAGAAGTGTCGAAGATTTTATGGCTGCTATGCAAAGAGTCTCTACTCAACACGAAAAAAGCAGCTAA
- a CDS encoding uncharacterized protein (similar to YPL034W), which yields MTTRKTVDSRLLEWQNTCKHPVINLTPEKVDKLYQLKLKSGNKNIRSNKLLPISLSSLQKKMEKLFIKDENYSHTSSILDRKVPILRTYKDGGFFINGKGSMKLPDIESAIHKFLWKRYGKGLVYCYGCDPTGKKRHTEWFNVPVLELPSVLRIIDSYCFGGESCYT from the coding sequence ATGACGACCCGGAAAACAGTAGATTCAAGACTTTTGGAATGGCAAAACACATGCAAGCATCCGGTTATAAACTTGACGCCAGAGAAAGTCGATAAATTAtatcaattgaaattgaaaagtggaaacaaaaatatcaggTCAAACAAGCTATTGCCCATTTCATTATCGagtttacaaaaaaaaatggagaaactctttatcaaagatgaaaattATTCACACACGTCCTCCATCCTGGACCGTAAAGTGCCAATTCTTCGCACTTATAAAGATGGTGGCTTTTTCATTAACGGAAAAGGCTCAATGAAGCTACCAGATATCGAAAGTGCTATTCACAAATTTTTATGGAAGAGATACGGGAAAGGATTAGTTTACTGTTATGGATGTGATCCGACTGGAAAGAAGAGGCATACAGAGTGGTTTAACGTGCCTGTATTAGAGCTACCGTCGGTATTGAGGATTATTGATTCTTATTGTTTTGGAGGAGAATCCTGTTACACTTGA
- the SRL4 gene encoding Srl4p (similar to YPL033C): MKKIIHKALVNFYEHVGLGKKFHPSHDIVLIIGGSSNKLGIELCKTFIKDYHTKVINVDTTDDINGIGAKSNEKLYTFVSCKDFSDIGCIEESMLSLQNLEIHPTVLINNMQEGIKSTLLKEDKFLKLDDESLCEFEKIVRYNLQSVILITKFCLSNLFPRVHVEAQEKGRGFYIVNISTILTLKPSKSGTHFITSKCGINSFHDGITSELKLKDNNFKVKTLLAYLPNFESEEHWKILSPNFSKHLVQCLLEGRYGDTILGSKRSIGDILLITGFKNSFT, from the coding sequence atgaagaaaataattcaCAAAGCCCTCGTAAATTTTTATGAACATGTCGGTTTAGGTAAAAAGTTCCATCCTAGCCATGATATAGTACTAATTATCGGCGGTTCTTCAAACAAGCTAGGTATCGAGCTCTGCAAAACATTTATCAAAGATTATCACACAAAAGTTATAAATGTTGACACCACAGACGATATTAATGGTATAGGCGCAAAAAGTAATGAGAAATTGTAcacttttgtttcttgcAAAGATTTCAGTGACATAGGGTGCATTGAAGAATCCATGCTTAGCCTTCAAAATTTAGAAATACATCCTACAGTGCTCATCAACAACATGCAAGAAGGAATCAAATCGACCCTTCTCAAGGAAGACAAATTTCTGAAGCTTGATGATGAATCGCTGTGTGAGTTCGAAAAAATTGTTAGGTATAACTTACAAAGCGTAATATTGATAACCAAATTCTGCTTAAGTAATCTTTTTCCAAGGGTCCACGTTGAAgctcaagaaaaaggaagggGGTTTTATATTGTCAATATATCAACGATATTGACGTTAAAACCGTCAAAATCAGGTACGCATTTTATTACCTCCAAATGTGGTATAAACTCTTTCCACGATGGAATAACCTCAGAGCTCAAATTGAAggataataatttcaagGTTAAAACTTTACTCGCATATTTGCCCAACtttgaaagtgaagaaCATTGGAAAATACTTTCTCCAAATTTTTCGAAACATCTTGTACAATGTCTACTTGAAGGAAGATATGGCGATACCATTCTCGGAAGCAAGAGATCAATTGGTGACATCCTTTTAATAACTGGCTTTAAAAACTCATTTACTTAA
- the SVL3 gene encoding Svl3p (similar to YPL032C) yields MSSSSLRVLAIGNNPNILFYTSRFQLAKNIDLYHVNDSKSCQFEIETEYYGKDQFELENHFTSIEHLTEALNSKSSGAIFDIIIMSAQSLQELSSLASKLTSIIDSNTKIFLESSGFIQLEPFVKLSMDSPHVNVFSILTDLDIRQIGPNQFKHFRSTANENTIYLGESKSNTEKYQSGVITLLTTFEKLFAKLFSNIKINLCNFSSIEFLSQQWKLAISRICFDPLLIMFEQENPSDLDQQIIAKPLISGLVTEIITVAKTMGARLNSSYDNENALLSLWKDSYQSTNKPPALVYHFIHQTTPLNIDILLLQTILLADDFGIKTPYLEFLYSVLSQFERLNNGKSKWFIRSDEKTQVLQSLQKSQKNELTLQNQISTLQSQIGKLRQELVMQAKQHELETNELKEKHQVTLKAQAQAQAQIQTQTQASDEVITPTEAIDQSNTNEYKATGTPNLRDIEDMALYSVNYGDSPVKSPPAAVSSQPQINSPLSSHSQTFAENNGSNDKLLQERELQLRRKELELQERELEFQKRALQQQRFTNNNNSVPRKPSFPQLQQSANIRSNSRGMHGTNGPIPQPASAGNFVDPISSNMAAYDPQQPPSLPLQQPQQSVQVQPYHSHSIKPTSRKNRNSNMPNIGNPSSINMSDFGRPQNNSSQTRLSSMPTHSIVNQNRLRSQQSKNKLNMPHAAKPNNAFNQVPPSNLNNHVPTQRQFSSSTMIEVANNNNKVNNSSSNPDISTSSVVHNAMQFTNNTSSTVDINDPKNMAPPPTGSVSAPSTPTLSSSSQMADMASPTTDNGDNEEKTGGKKKRFGLFKKKNKSKR; encoded by the coding sequence ATGTCGTCTTCCTCACTTCGAGTTTTAGCTATTGGGAACAACCCGAATATCTTGTTCTACACTTCAAGGTTTCAACTAGCCAAGAATATAGACCTTTACCACGTCAACGATTCAAAATCATGTCAATTTGAAATCGAAACTGAATACTACGGCAAAGACCAGTTCGAATTGGAAAATCATTTCACTTCCATCGAGCACTTGACTGAAGCTTTGAACTCCAAATCCAGCGGAGCCATTTTTGACATTATCATTATGAGTGCTCAGTCTTTACAGGAATTGTCTTCGTTGGCGTCCAAATTGACTTCCATAATCGATTCAAACactaaaattttcttaGAAAGCAGCGGCTTCATCCAATTGGAACCATTTGTTAAATTATCAATGGATTCTCCGCATGTAAACGTTTTCAGTATTTTAACTGATTTGGATATTCGTCAAATTGGTCCAAACCAGTTTAAGCACTTTCGTAGTACTGCAAACGAGAATACTATATACCTCGGTGAAAGTAAGTCCAACACTGAGAAATACCAATCGGGCGTTATAACATTATTAACcacatttgaaaaactatttGCCAAATTGTTTTCcaatataaaaatcaatttgtgtaatttttcatcgaTTGAATTTTTATCACAACAATGGAAGCTGGCAATATCCAGAATTTGTTTCGATCCGTTGCTAATCATgtttgaacaagaaaacccGAGTGATTTGGACCAGCAGATCATTGCCAAACCTTTAATATCAGGGCTGGTCACTGAAATCATCACCGTAGCAAAGACAATGGGTGCGAGATTAAACAGTAGTtatgataatgaaaacgCCCTTTTATCTCTATGGAAGGATTCTTATCAATCAACCAATAAGCCACCTGCATTGGTTTATCATTTCATTCATCAAACAACGCCTTTAAATATCGATATCCTGCTGTTACAAACTATTTTATTAGCCGATGACTTTGGTATCAAGACTCCGTACTTAGAATTCTTATACTCTGTCTTGTCCCAATTTGAAAGATTGAATAATGGTAAATCCAAATGGTTTATCAGGTCGGATGAAAAAACCCAAGTTTTACAAAGCTTGCAAAAATCACagaaaaatgaattaaCTTTGCAGAATCAAATTTCCACCTTACAGAGTCAAATTGGTAAACTAAGACAAGAGTTAGTTATGCAGGCCAAGCAACATGAATTGGAAACTAACGAACTAAAGGAGAAGCATCAAGTTACTTTAAAGGCCCAGGCTCAAGCTCAAGCTCAAATCCAGACTCAGACTCAAGCGTCAGATGAAGTCATAACCCCAACTGAAGCAATAGACCAATCTAATACAAATGAATATAAGGCAACAGGAACTCCAAATTTGAGGGATATCGAAGACATGGCATTATATAGTGTAAACTACGGCGACTCTCCAGTGAAATCTCCACCAGCTGCTGTAAGCTCTCAACCACAGATCAATTCTCCACTATCCTCACATTCACAAACTTTTGCAGAGAATAATGGGTCCAATGACAAATTACTGCAAGAGCGCGAATTACAACTCCGTAGAAAGGAATTAGAGCTACAAGAGCGTGAATTGGAGTTCCAGAAAAGAGCATTACAGCAACAAAGGTTTaccaataacaataactCAGTTCCAAGAAAACCCTCTTTCCCTCAATTGCAACAGTCTGCAAACATTCGCTCTAATAGTAGAGGAATGCACGGCACTAATGGACCTATTCCTCAACCTGCATCTGCCGGAAATTTCGTAGAcccaatttcttcaaatatgGCTGCATATGATCCGCAACAACCTCCTTCCTTACCTCTGCAGCAGCCACAGCAATCCGTACAAGTACAACCTTATCACTCACACTCTATCAAACCCACAAGTAGGAAGAATAGGAATAGCAATATGCCTAATATTGGTAATCCCTCCAGTATAAATATGAGTGATTTTGGAAGACCACAAAACAATTCAAGTCAAACTCGTTTAAGCTCAATGCCAACACATAGCATCGTAAACCAGAATAGATTGAGATCACAACAATCCAAAAACAAGCTGAATATGCCTCATGCTGCCAAACCAAACAATGCCTTTAACCAAGTTCCTCCTTCCAATTTAAACAACCACGTTCCCACTCAAAGGCAATTTAGCTCGAGTACCATGATAGAAGTagcaaataataacaacaaaGTTAATAACAGTAGTAGCAACCCAGATATTTCTACTAGCTCGGTAGTTCATAATGCAATGCAGTTTACAAATAACACCAGCAGCACTGTGGATATAAATGATCCTAAAAATATGGCACCTCCTCCTACCGGCTCTGTCTCAGCCCCAAGCACCCCAACCTTATCTTCATCAAGCCAAATGGCGGATATGGCTTCGCCTACTACCGATAATGGTGATAACGAGGAAAAAACTGGCggtaaaaagaagagatttGGCttattcaaaaagaaaaataaatcaaagAGATAA
- the PHO85 gene encoding cyclin-dependent serine/threonine-protein kinase PHO85 (Cyclin-dependent kinase~similar to YPL031C), with protein MSSSSQFKQLEKLGNGTYATVYKGLNKTTGVYVALKEVKLDSEEGTPSTAIREISLMKELKHENIVRLYDVIHTENKLTLVFEFMDNDLKKYMDSRTVGNTPRGLELNLVKYFQWQLLQGLAFCHENKILHRDLKPQNLLINKRGQLKLGDFGLARAFGIPVNTFSSEVVTLWYRAPDVLMGSRTYSTSIDIWSCGCILAEMITGKPLFPGTNDEEQLKLIFDIMGTPNESLWSSVTKLPKYNPNIQQRPPRDLRQVLQPHTKEPLDGNLMDFLHGLLQLNPDMRLSAKQALHHPWFAEYYQHAS; from the exons ATGTCGTCTTCTTCACA ATTTAAGCAGTTAGAAAAGCTTGGAAATGGTACGTATGCTACAGTGTATAAGGGGCTGAACAAAACCACGGGAGTGTACGTTGCCCTGAAAGAAGTGAAACTGGATTCAGAGGAAGGTACACCTTCTACAGCCATTCGTGAGATTTCCctaatgaaagaattgaaacATGAGAACATTGTTAGACTTTATGATGTTATTCACACAGAGAACAAGTTGACTTTggtttttgaatttatgGACAACGatttaaagaaatacatGGACTCACGCACCGTAGGAAATACACCAAGAGGGCTCGAATTAAACTTAGTCAAATACTTTCAATGGCAACTACTGCAAGGACTAGCCTTTTGCCATGAAAACAAGATCCTCCACCGTGATTTAAAACCTCAAAACCTATTAATCAACAAGAGGGGTCAGTTGAAACTGGGTGATTTCGGTCTGGCCCGTGCGTTTGGTATCCCGGTCAACACATTTTCCAGCGAAGTCGTAACATTGTGGTATCGTGCTCCAGATGTGCTAATGGGTTCCAGGACGTACTCCACATCGATTGATATATGGTCATGTGGGTGCATTCTTGCGGAAATGATAACGGGTAAGCCCTTATTCCCTGGCACCAATGACGAAGAACAACTGAAATTGATCTTCGATATCATGGGCACTCCTAATGAGTCCCTATGGTCTAGCGTAACAAAATTACCCAAATACAACCCCAACATCCAGCAGCGACCACCAAGAGATCTACGTCAAGTGTTGCAACCCCATACCAAGGAACCGCTAGATGGGAATCTCATGGACTTTTTACATGGACTCTTGCAACTTAATCCGGATATGAGACTAAGCGCCAAGCAGGCTCTGCATCACCCTTGGTTTGCAGAGTACTACCAGCACGCTTCATAA
- the TRM44 gene encoding tRNA (uracil) methyltransferase (tRNA(Ser) Um(44) 2'-O-methyltransferase~similar to YPL030W), whose protein sequence is MTGDGSAHNSKNNQNQHKDRFKFIVNDKSILGPQWLSLYQTDGKVTFAKSHFEQAMMNVIREPNINSTVILRADILKEINHASEAEPEPKFDESVLKKFEIDNSNDGGEEDVKKINIEDLNIRSCETTGNLKLLPVHEFVRRIIPRNFYKDAIINQTCLILNSKDPNFQETSLIIYTPHINSERDCPFYIPRTQSVGILLHQSVLSVHYIPFPEDKTAFTDESERVVRTAYRLLQTANKHSKGVMQGYEKRVNHDQVVNKVNFQNTYIVLKKKYSKFLVENWAESTDPKKHVFEDIAIAAFLIELWIKVYGPDFRSKMQFRDLGCGNGALCYILLSESIKGLGIDARKRKSWSIYPPEVQSSLKEQVIIPSILLRPHPALKRQVPHLEHNGRFFPVKVTHEVIAPATVVYSSEDLLKSPQVNTAEFPLDTFIIGNHSDELTCWIPLLGHPYMVIPCCSHNFSGQRVRFNVRKRSSGSNEIKNQNNSKSTYSGLVDHVEYISSRVGWKVEKEMLRIPSTRNAAIIGVENGTLKHFPTQAVYDMIWEDGGAEGWIQNTMTLLKRNPRNH, encoded by the coding sequence atgactGGCGACGGTAGTGCACATAATTCGAAAAACAATCAAAATCAACACAAAGATCGCTTCAAGTTTATTGTGAATGATAAAAGTATTCTAGGACCTCAATGGCTAAGCCTTTACCAAACGGATGGTAAAGTGACATTTGCGAAGTCCCACTTCGAGCAAGCAATGATGAATGTCATTAGAGAACCAAATATTAACTCTACTGTTATATTAAGAGCggatattttgaaagagaTCAATCATGCTTCAGAGGCTGAGCCTGAGCCAAAATTTGACGAGTCcgtattgaaaaagtttgaaattgataatAGCAATGATGGTGGTGAGGAAGATGTCAAGAAGATAAACATTGAAGATTTAAATATAAGGTCGTGTGAAACCACCGGGAATTTGAAACTGTTGCCCGTTCATGAATTTGTGAGGAGGATCATTCCAAGGAATTTTTACAAAGATGCTATCATAAACCAAACGTGTTTAATCCTAAATAGCAAAGACCCTAATTTTCAGGAAACCTCATTGATTATATATACGCCACACATTAACTCTGAGAGGGATTGTCCGTTTTATATTCCAAGAACGCAAAGTGTAGGCATTCTATTACACCAGTCAGTTCTTTCTGTACATTACATTCCCTTTCCCGAGGACAAAACTGCCTTTACAGATGAATCCGAGCGTGTTGTAAGAACTGCATATAGGTTATTGCAAACTGCTAACAAACACTCAAAAGGTGTCATGCAGGGTTATGAAAAGAGGGTCAACCACGATCAAGTGGTAAATAAAGTCAATTTCCAAAACACATATATtgttttgaagaaaaaatactcCAAATTCTTGGTGGAAAACTGGGCGGAATCGACTGACCCAAAAAAACACGTGTTTGAGGACATAGCTATTGCTGCTTTTTTGATTGAACTATGGATTAAGGTGTATGGTCCAGACTTCCGTTCAAAAATGCAATTTAGAGATTTGGGATGCGGCAACGGTGCTCTTTGTTACATTTTGTTGAGTGAAAGTATAAAAGGACTCGGTATAGATGCAAGGAAACGTAAATCCTGGTCTATCTACCCGCCCGAAGTGCAATCATCGTTAAAGGAACAAGTTATAATACCTTCTATTCTTTTAAGGCCTCATCCTGCTTTGAAAAGACAAGTACCTCATTTAGAACATAACGGGAGATTTTTCCCAGTCAAAGTGACGCACGAAGTGATTGCCCCCGCAACCGTCGTATATTCAAGCGAAGACTTACTGAAATCCCCACAGGTCAATACAGCAGAGTTCCCACTAGATACTTTTATTATAGGTAATCACTCAGATGAGTTGACTTGCTGGATCCCATTATTGGGTCATCCGTATATGGTTATACCTTGTTGCTCCCATAATTTCTCTGGTCAAAGAGTCCGTTTTAACGTAAGGAAACGTTCATCTGGATcaaatgaaatcaaaaaccaAAATAACAGCAAAAGCACCTATTCTGGTTTAGTTGATCACGTTGAATATATTTCGTCTCGAGTAGGCTGGAAAGTAGAAAAAGAGATGTTGAGGATACCAAGCACAAGAAATGCCGCCATTATAGGTGTAGAAAATGGAACATTGAAGCATTTCCCAACACAAGCGGTTTATGATATGATTTGGGAAGATGGTGGAGCTGAGGGGTGGATTCAGAACACAATGACCTTATTGAAGAGAAATCCAAGAAACCATTAG